A genomic segment from Dendropsophus ebraccatus isolate aDenEbr1 chromosome 7, aDenEbr1.pat, whole genome shotgun sequence encodes:
- the LOC138797912 gene encoding uncharacterized protein, translating to MGAQAGRSSSPDRSDTPPPPLPVMAPGQSGPSAAPPVASSSVGSAAFFQPPTSHSPPTAPVSSQQPGFTAPAPTTSQVASMEDKHADSPHKSSHRHRHRSRSSHRPSHRPRSSSSSQDSGSRSHRSSRRRRSRHYSRSSRRSRHSRWRSPSSSEWSSGDTGRSRTRMRLEPPSPRTSCLVPQDDPPIVPSAPVAPPTPLPVPAAPFLPAPPPQPAATGISGAVTGSGYPWPFMPFTSMGAGGQRLMSLVSSSVTPPTWQRHGKAWKAWLQVAGSRDVSSNDDIRLTVTLEYFLQLRDAKVSSSVALRSLSGVAFFLKLHGWPDNTKHFLFRQALKGWKKEHVRREARRPVSYKLLARIVEACSHVCSSTFEEHLFAACFCTAFFGALRIGELLPPSKLKPGGLLCDDVLVSNGSLRLRLRVSKTDQYRKGVWIPIQGVQGSVCPVRCVAAYSAIRPQAHNFFVHADSTPVTRFQFISVFRRCLSAIGIPPGDFSSHSFRIGAATEAARAGLSEVEVQRIGRWRSSCFAGYVRPDLLL from the exons ATGGGAGCACAAGCCGGCCGTTCTTCCTCCCCTGACCGCTCGGATACCCCTCCGCCTCCCCTGCCAGTAATGGCGCCGGGTCAGTCGGGCCCTTCTGCTGCCCCCCCTGTTGCTTCCTCCAGTGTGGGATCTGCAGCGTTTTTTCAACCCCCTACCTCCCATAGCCCTCCTACTGCTCCTGTGTCATCACAGCAACCTGGGTTTACCGCTCCTGCTCCCACTACCTCTCAGGTTGCCTCTATGGAGGACAAGCATGCTGACAGTCCTCATAAGTCCTCTCATAGGCACAGGCATAGATCTAGATCCTCTCATAGGCCTAGCCATAGACCCAGATCATCCTCTTCCTCCCAAGACTCTGGTAGCCGCAGTCACAGAAGCTCTAGGAGGCGACGTTCTCGCCATTATTCCCGGTCATCTCGTCGTTCCAGGCATTCCCGTTGGCGATCCCCGTCTTCTTCAGAATGGTCCTCCGGCGACACTGGCCGGTCCCGCACCCGTATGAGGCTGGAGCCTCCGTCGCCCAGGACATCCTGCCTGGTTCCTCAGGATGACCCCCCTATTGTTCCTTCTGCGCCTGTTGCTCCCCCCACTCCTCTCCCTGTTCCTGCTGCTCCTTTCCTGCCTGCTCCGCCTCCTCAGCCAGCTGCTACGG GAATTTCGGGAGCTGTTACCGGAAGCGGATATCCATGGCCATTCATGCCCTTCACATCTATGGGAGCTGGTGGACAGCGCTTGATGTCCCTCGTTAGTTCCTCCGTAACCCCGCCCACTTGGCAGAGACACGGTAAGGCCTGGAAGGCGTGGCTACAGGTGGCCGGTTCTCgagatgtttcttctaatgatgacATCAGGTTGACGGTTACGCTTGAGTATTTCCTGCAGTTGCGCGACGCAAAAGTTTCTAGCTCGGTGGCGCTGCGCTCGCTTTCCGGTGTAGCCTTTTTTCTAAAGTTGCACGGTTGGCCAGATAATACGAAGCATTTCCTTTTTAGACAGGCTCTGAAAGGCTGGAAAAAGGAACATGTGCGGCGGGAAGCCAGGCGCCCAGTATCTTATAAGTTGCTAGCGCGTATAGTAGAGGCGTGTAGTCACGTCTGCTCGTCAACCTTCGAGGAGCATCTTTTTGCGGCCTGTTTCTGCACGGCATTTTTCGGGGCCTTGCGGATTGGGGAACTTCTTCCCCCTTCTAAATTAAAACCAGGGGGTCTTCTTTGTGATGATGTCCTGGTTTCCAACGGATCTTTACGTTTGCGCTTGCGTGTTTCCAAAACGGATCAATATCGAAAGGGTGTGTGGATACCCATACAAGGTGTGCAGGGCTCAGTTTGCCCAGTGCGGTGTGTGGCGGCATATTCAGCTATCCGGCCACAAGCCCATAATTTTTTCGTCCATGCGGACTCCACTCCTGTTACGAGATTTCAATTCATCTCGGTTTTTCGCCGATGTTTGTCGGCCATTGGAATCCCCCCTGGCGATTTTTCTTCTCACTCTTTTCGGATCGGCGCGGCAACGGAAGCAGCCAGGGCTGGTTTATCGGAGGTCGAAGTGCAGCGTATTGGCCGCTGGCGTTCATCATGTTTTGCTGGTTATGTGCGCCCGGATTTGTTATTGTGA